The genomic window GGTTGAGGATGGGTAGGACGACGGTCGCTTTAGGATTGGACTTTGGAACCGAATCGGTTCGTGCGCTATTAATCGACACCGAGGGCACACAGCGTGGAATCGGACAAGCCGATTATGCCCATGGTCAGATCGTGGACCGATTACCGGACTCGGATGCCTACCTGCCGGAGCGATATGCCTTGCAGGCTCCCGGCGACTGGATCGATTCGGCGGCCGACGCCATCGCCGCGGCCATGCGTGAAGCGGGTCTGCCGGCCGAAGCCATCGTCGGCATCGGCGTCGATTTTACCAGCTGTACGATGCTGCCGACGCGGGCCGACGGCACGCCGCTATGTTGTTTAGAGCCATTTCAGAAAACTCCCCTGGCTTGGCCCAAATTATGGAAACATCATGGCGCGCTCGAACAGACCGAACACATGAACGCGGTGGCTCGTCAACGCGACGAATCGTTCTTGAATCGCTATGGCGGCACGATTGGACTGGAGTGGTTCTTTCCAAAAATGCTGGAGACCATCGATCACGCGCCGCTGGTCGCCGAGGCGGCCGAGGTGTGGTTGGAAGCCGGCGATTGGTTCGTCTGGCAACTGGTGGGCGGACCAGCCGAAAGCTTAACGCGATCGACCTGCCAGGCCGGCTATAAAGCCATGTGGTCATCCACCGAGGGCTACCCTTCGCAGGAGTATTTTGCCGCTGTGAACCTGCGCTTGGCCGAGGCCGTGGCCAATCGGCTGCCTGGCGTGATGCGGGCCCCCGGCGAATCGGCTGGCGGCTTGTCCGCTGCGATGGCCGAACGTTTCGGGTTGGTCGCCGGTACGCCGGTGTCGACGGCGATCATCGATGCCCACGCCGCGGTGCCCGGCGTGGGAGCCGCCGAACCAGGAGCCTTGGTGATGGTGCTGGGGACCAGCAGCTGCCATATGTTGAACGCCGCTGAGCTGCGGGAGGTGCCGGGCGTGGCCGGAGTGGTCGAAGGCGGGATCCTGCCGGGACTGTTCGGGTACGAAACCGGCCAGGCGGCCGTTGGCGACGCGTTCGCGTGGCTGCGACGACTGCTGGGATTGGACTCCTTCGACACGCTGGCCGCCGAGGCGATGCAGTTGCCGCCAGGGGCCGAAGGCGTGCGTTGCCTGGACTGGATGAACGGCTGCCGCACGCCGCTGATGGACGGCAGCCTGCGAGGACGGTTTGCCGGTCTGGGACTGAATCACGGACCCGCTCACCTGTACCTGGCGCTGATGGAAGCCTCCGCATTCGGACTCCGCTGGATCGTCGAACTGTTGCGCGACCACGGCGTGCCGATCAACCGCGTGATCGCCACCGGCGGCTTGCCGCACCACAACCGCGCCTTTGTCGAAGTGTATGCCGACGTGCTGAATACGGACATCGAAGTCCATCCGTCCAGCCAGGGACCGGCCACCGGTGCGGCGGTGCTGGGCATGATCGCCGCGGGCCCCCAGGCAACCGGATTCGCCACCGTCGCCGATGCGGCCGCTGCCATGGCGGACGTCCCAGCGGCCGATCGCGATGTCCTTCACCCGCGATCGGAACGAGCGGCGGCGTATGATGATCTATATGCCGAATACCGCCGCTGGGCAGACGACGTGGTGAAGTCATGAGTTCGGGAATGAGCGTGCTGGAACTGTTCACTATCGGGATTGGACCGAGCAGTTCCCACACCGTGGGACCGATGCGGGCCGCCAAACGATTTGTCGAACGCTTGCAATCCGCATCGTTGCTGGAACAAACCGCCAGGATCGAAGTCCATCTGTACGCTTCGCTTGCACTAACCGGCAAAGGCCACGGAACCGATACCGCCATCTTGTTGGGCTTGGTCGGAGAAACTCCCGAAACGGTCGACGTCGATGCGGTTCCCACTCGGCTGCAGCAGATCCGCAAAAGCAAGACGCTGCCTTTAACCGCCGGCGTTGAGATCGAATTCGATGAGCGGACCGACATGCTGTATCACCGCAAAGAATCGCTGCCGGCGCACCCCAATGGTCTGCGGTTCATCGCCCGAGACGCCGCCAGTGATAATTTGATGGAGAAAATCTATTACAGCGTCGGAGGCGGGTTTGTGGTCGGCGAACACGCCGCGGCCGACGATCAAGTGCCTCATGCCGATGTGCAACGGCCCTATCCCTATCGCAGCGGTGAGGATCTGCTGCGGCTGTCGCGAGAATCCGATTTGAGCGTTAGTGAAATGACGCTGCGCAACGAAGCCGGGTGGCGCGAGGAGCAGCAGACTCGCGAAGGTTTGTTAAACGTTTGGCGGGCGATGCAACAATGTGTAACACGGGGATGCGAACGCGAAGGCACGCTGCCCGGTGGTCTTAAGGTGCCGCGACGTGCACCGCAGTTGCTGCGCAAATTGCAGTCTTCCGATGGGGGTGCGGCAGGCGATCCTCTGATCACCATGGACTGGGTCAGTATGTGGGCGATCGCCGTGAACGAAGAAAATGCCGCCGGCGGCCGGGTTGTGACCGCGCCGACCAACGGAGCCGCGGGGATCATTCCCGCCGTCCTGCACTACTTCGCCACTCGGCATGCCGACGTCCAAGACGATCAGATCATTCGCTTTTTGCTGACCGCCGGAGCAATCGGTATTCTTTACAAATTAAACGCTTCCATCTCCGGCGCCGAAGTGGGCTGCCAGGGCGAAGTCGGGGTGGCTTGTTCGATGGCGGCCGGCGCGCTGTGTGAAGTCATGGGCGGCACGGTTGCTCAGGTGGAAAACGCGGCCGAGATCGGCATGGAGCACAACCTTGGGCTGACCTGTGACCCGATCGGAGGCCTGGTGCAGGTGCCCTGCATCGAACGCAATGCGATGGGGGCCATCAAAGCCATCAACGCAGCTCGGCTGGCGCTTCACGGGGACGGGCAGCACCGCGTCTCCTTGGACAAAGTCATCCGC from Roseimaritima ulvae includes these protein-coding regions:
- a CDS encoding ribulokinase, coding for MGRTTVALGLDFGTESVRALLIDTEGTQRGIGQADYAHGQIVDRLPDSDAYLPERYALQAPGDWIDSAADAIAAAMREAGLPAEAIVGIGVDFTSCTMLPTRADGTPLCCLEPFQKTPLAWPKLWKHHGALEQTEHMNAVARQRDESFLNRYGGTIGLEWFFPKMLETIDHAPLVAEAAEVWLEAGDWFVWQLVGGPAESLTRSTCQAGYKAMWSSTEGYPSQEYFAAVNLRLAEAVANRLPGVMRAPGESAGGLSAAMAERFGLVAGTPVSTAIIDAHAAVPGVGAAEPGALVMVLGTSSCHMLNAAELREVPGVAGVVEGGILPGLFGYETGQAAVGDAFAWLRRLLGLDSFDTLAAEAMQLPPGAEGVRCLDWMNGCRTPLMDGSLRGRFAGLGLNHGPAHLYLALMEASAFGLRWIVELLRDHGVPINRVIATGGLPHHNRAFVEVYADVLNTDIEVHPSSQGPATGAAVLGMIAAGPQATGFATVADAAAAMADVPAADRDVLHPRSERAAAYDDLYAEYRRWADDVVKS
- a CDS encoding L-serine ammonia-lyase, whose product is MSSGMSVLELFTIGIGPSSSHTVGPMRAAKRFVERLQSASLLEQTARIEVHLYASLALTGKGHGTDTAILLGLVGETPETVDVDAVPTRLQQIRKSKTLPLTAGVEIEFDERTDMLYHRKESLPAHPNGLRFIARDAASDNLMEKIYYSVGGGFVVGEHAAADDQVPHADVQRPYPYRSGEDLLRLSRESDLSVSEMTLRNEAGWREEQQTREGLLNVWRAMQQCVTRGCEREGTLPGGLKVPRRAPQLLRKLQSSDGGAAGDPLITMDWVSMWAIAVNEENAAGGRVVTAPTNGAAGIIPAVLHYFATRHADVQDDQIIRFLLTAGAIGILYKLNASISGAEVGCQGEVGVACSMAAGALCEVMGGTVAQVENAAEIGMEHNLGLTCDPIGGLVQVPCIERNAMGAIKAINAARLALHGDGQHRVSLDKVIRTMRQTGADMSDKYKETSRGGLAVNVPEC